A part of Candidatus Eisenbacteria bacterium genomic DNA contains:
- a CDS encoding GAF domain-containing protein, whose protein sequence is MTPERKEIYDLAIREIRAVTAGEMDAIANMANASAILYERLPFSWIGFYRLVHDELVLGPFQGRVACVRIGPGRGVCGVAWERGETLSVSDVHAFPGHIACDPLSRSEVVVPLRAPDGRIWGVLDVDSREPNDFDGDDVEALEKIGRIIEDAAARDERFLAAALGG, encoded by the coding sequence ATGACACCGGAACGGAAAGAAATCTACGACCTCGCGATCCGGGAGATCCGCGCGGTCACCGCCGGCGAGATGGACGCCATCGCCAACATGGCGAACGCATCGGCGATTCTCTACGAGAGGCTCCCCTTCTCCTGGATCGGTTTCTATCGCCTTGTTCACGACGAGTTGGTGCTCGGCCCTTTCCAGGGGAGGGTCGCCTGCGTGCGGATCGGGCCGGGAAGGGGGGTGTGCGGCGTGGCCTGGGAGCGGGGGGAGACGCTCAGCGTATCGGACGTGCACGCCTTCCCCGGGCACATCGCCTGCGATCCCCTCAGCCGCTCGGAGGTGGTGGTTCCCCTGCGCGCGCCGGACGGGAGAATCTGGGGGGTGCTGGACGTGGACAGCCGGGAGCCGAACGATTTCGACGGCGACGACGTGGAGGCGTTGGAGAAGATCGGCCGGATCATCGAGGACGCGGCCGCCCGGGATGAGCGTTTTCTCGCCGCCGCCCTCGGAGGGTGA